AGCCGCTGAGCACAGCCGCCTCCGAGCCGCCGTCCGGCCGCCATGGTGAGTAGCGGAGCCGCCTCCGGCCGTCAGTTCTTCGGGGCGGAGGGTGGCGTCGCCGCCTGGCCCGCCTTGCTCTCCACCGCGGGGCCGTAAGCCGTGAGGAGGCTCCCGGCGTCTGTCGGCCGGTCCGGAGGCTGAGCAGGGAGGCGGCCCGGTCAAGTCCTGCCGGGGAGAGGCGGCCCATCGCCGTGCGGGGGCCGCTCGGGGGTCTGCTGCCGCCGCATGCCGTCCGGGGCATCCGTGCCACCGCTGTTGGACCCTGCGGAGACTAGTGGGGCCTGGGGTGTTTGCGGGATCCCATGCCCCGGTTGCTTAACTGCGCTTGGAGATCATGAGTGGCTTTGGCCCGCGcttatgtatttctttattaGTTTAATGTCCTTTTGTAGCTGCTCTCTGGATTGTGCGATATCAGCACTGGTGTTGGCACGTCTTCCTTTCTATCTGTAACGAATAGAAACTTTTCACCTAAAGAAAACCCAGCAACAGCACAGAGAACATTAATTGAGCTTTTCATGTGATCTCTCATTTGCAAGATGTTGGACTTTGTGGAGACATTGGACTTGCAACCACGTTGTGAGagcttgttttatttactgCTGTTTCCTAGACTGCCTTTCATTGCCAGGCAGTCGAGATCTGTGCTCACGTTTTCAGTGTTGGTCATACAGGTGTTGCATTTTAACTGCACAGTTGAATTGATAAGGACAAGGTGATCAGATTAACTGTTTGGTCTGAAGTTGCTACATTGCTGTCTCCAACACCAGCAATACTAAGTCGGTACATTGGAGTAAATGAAACGGACTTCACCTTTGGTTGCATCAGCTCTGCAGGGACTGTGATTAGAAATTCCCAGTAATGCCCTGTTGTGCCTCCTTGTCGCTCGTGCTACCTGCACGAGCAAGATTTATTCTAATGTAATTGATCGTGCCAATACTCCTTCTTTTGAAATAGAGGCATCCATAGAAGGGCTAGTTAGCCAGATCTAAAAATGCTTCCTTCTTAGTTTGCCCTTGGAATATTTGTTTCTGGACAATAGGCTGTTGAGAAACAAATTCAGATTATCACTTAAGATTATATGGGAAGTCTCAGCATTTTACatataaactaaaaaaaccaTAATGTACTTTCTTGTGTATTTTTGTTAGTACATCTATAAAAGATACATCATTCAGCTACGTTACACACGTGCACATGTAATACAAAGACAAATTTATCCAAGAGCTTCCTCTCCCCTACAGTCCTTCTGATTCTGATCCTCTGATTGTCTCTGTCTCTGATTTTGTATGACTTTTCTGAGGGTACTGGTCACTTGAGGACTTACTTCCAAGTACTGGTGCTTTTAAAGGGAGAGCACTTACGTGAGGCATAGAGGGATTACGCATATGAAAATATGGTTGTTTTTTAACATACTAGTTAACATGATACCCTAtaaaagcaagcacagaaacTAGTCAGAAGGCAAGTCTTCACAATATTTATGCTCCTTTTTACTTATTTCAGTATATATTTATCTTTGTGCTTATATCCTTATCCACAGGCAGAGCTAGGCCTTAATGAGCACCACCAGAATGAAGTGATAAACTACATGCGCTTCGCTCGTTTCAAGCGTGGCCTGTGTCTCAAAACAGTGGATTCTTGTTTTCAGGACCTTAAGGACAGCAGGTACTGTGGGGGGCGGTTCTGAGCAAGAATAAGGCAAAATATGCTAGCAACAATTGCAGGTTTAAATGCTTTATGGGGTGACTTTTCTCCATTTACATTTGTATGTTCCTAGTGAGGAAGAAAGACCTAATAATTTTCCAAATGTTACAAGTCAAGTCCTTTTAAAACCAAGTTGTTCAAATTCTTAGGAATTAACATGGATATCGACAGCATGACATTGCTTTGTATCTTGCTTCTGATGTCTAAATTTGATGTAAGACTAGTGGAAGTAGTATTTGTGATTGCAGTGTTTTCAAGAGAAAACTTAAATACAATAACCAATTAGTAGTGCCATGGTCATCTAATAACTACTGACAGTGGATGTTTCCAGAAGGACATTGCATCATGTAAGGGTGATACCTGTGTACTGAGATCTCATAACAATGCAAAATTGTTACCTTTATTATACATGACTCATCTTGACTGCTCTGTTTAGACTTGTTGAGGAGACCTTCACAGTTGATGAGGTGATAGACATGCTGGATGGACTGCGGACTGTTGTACACAGTGAAGTGGAGTCGGAGCTCATAAATACAACTTACACCAATGTTTTACTTCTGCGGCAGCTCTTTTCGCAGGCTGAGAAGTGGTACCTTAAGTTACAGACAGACATCTCTGAATTGGAGAATCGGTAGGATATATTGGACTATACAGAATGCCTTTCAATAACAAGAAAACTTCAAAGTGTTGACTATTTGCATTCTTTTCCTAACCATAGAAGCTGTTCTTTTACTATTGTATTGATGATAGGTTAGTTTCAAGTCTTCCATCTataaattagcaaaatacacaataatttcaaatttgtCAGGAAGATGTTTTTATTGGTAATGTTCTTACTTGAATTCATCAGTTAAGAGCAGGTGATAGGATTTGATTAAAAAGCCTTTGTTGTCTGAGAAGATTATAGTTTAATCAAGGATACTAAATCTTACAGTTCTAATGCGTATACCATACCGTTGCATGACATGATCTGTTGCATTTATTGTATTTGCATAGGAATTCATTCTGTACTTCTAATGAGAATCTTACATGCAACAAAGAGCATAGCATCAGCCTggtaaaatgtatttcatagcATAGCTATTTTAGTAAATAAATGcctccctttgtttttcttttcaagagaaTTGTTGGAACAGGTTGCTGAGTTTGAAAAGTCAGAATTTACATCTTCGAACAAGAAGGtagagttttattttaatcaaaacataATCAAATGTGGAGTCATGACAGTTGTTTAAAATACTTAGTACTGACTCTTTGTGcttaagagagaaaaacaaaacaaaaccaaaaaacccacccttttTCAAAACTATCTTTGAAAgtctccaaaaagtagcatttCACAGTTTGGCACCAAGGCTCACACTGAATTGCCTTGGCTGTTTCCAGATTGCGGATTCTGCACACCTGGGTCATGCCTCATAATACTCATCCCAAAGTCAGCTAGATCAGGGATGTGTTGGAGAGTCTGCTCCCCGGTTCCCTTCCCCCCTCAAAACTGGGATAAGACTGGGACATGCGCTTGTCCCAAGGCTTTGTCCCAACATGGAGTCAAGAGCTGAGAAGATTCCACAATACAGATATGACTCTACCTTATCTTGTGATTACACCTTATTTGGTTTGTggcataaatatatatttagttaatatatattatatttaaattcttaaaataagaaTATTATTTTGAGCTGTGTCAATATTTTTTACTCTTAGAATcactcaaataattttttttttctgttttccttactCTTTTGTCTTTTGGTTGATGCAGTGTAAGTAATCTTTTGTAAGTTCACGTTTATGATCCTTTTATGTCTCTATGCAGTATTTTTGTTTAACTTTAGCTGAAGGTGAAGTATATAACTTAGGAGCTAAGGTACCAGTAAAAAATGAACTTGAAATAAAAGATCATTCATTTGCTTCACAAAAGAAAGCTGCATTGACTGTCACTAGTTATTTTACAAACTAAAGGGgtacttttcttcttcctagaAATCtgtataatttcattttttaacctttattatttctttagcCCAGTGCAGATCCCATTAAACCCAAACTGGCTCCATTAAATGAAGGTGGGTCAGAGCTGCTAAACAAGGTAAGAACTTATCTGTTCGTGCAGTTGTGGCTAATGATCGTTCTGCTTATTCAACTGAACTGGATAGCTGTACAGTAATATTTGTATAATATTCCTGTCACTATATAGGCATCAAGGTAATATACCCCAGAATGTAAAGTAAAATgctaataaattaataaatattgtaAAGCATCTTAAATTTATTGTGTGGTTGTGGCCTCTAACATGTATTGCGATATTGACCTTCCTTTTGCAAAGACATTTTGGCctttgtaattatttatttttccatttaataagGTAACTTAGTAGAAACCAGTATTCAGTTTGTTCCGTGCAGCTGGCTGGTTTTCCAACAAGGgagtaaattaaaatatgtagcTGGCTGAAATGATTAGGTTATCGAACATTTTCTGTATCACTCAAAGTGAATCCTACtacatttcagtctttttttcttttgttagttGGTTAAATTCCTCCTAAAGAAATAGACACTTAAAGAATTTGGAATTTACTagttttgaaaatgtctgttttcccACCTGCTAAAGATTTTCAGAATTACAAAACACATTCTAGTATTTAATGTTATCAATAGTTTTCATTAGGTATTGAACTCATTTAGTTCAGctgaacttttttaaaatgccacacTTCTTGCAATACACTTTTAAGTTATGGGCAGTCAAGATATTTAGCAAGGAGttgcattttctgtcttctagCCTGCATTACCAAAATGATCTGTCAAGTAGAGTGTCTGAATGAAATTGTTGTTACCCCTTAAGACAATAAAAGCATTCAAGAATCCAGACTTGTATGTTGGGTATCGATcaatgtatttctctttcaaaaataatttcaaaatctgtttcatAACAGTTTTTGTTgaatatgtcttttttttcctcaaaaataattcaaagttTATATGGTGAATTTACTCTGACTGATAAAGCATGGTTACTTCCTGTGACACACAACATGATATGCAGTAACCTGGTATTTGACTCTTTTAACAGGAACTATGAATAAATTATTACTTGTCTGTTGATTGAAAGTACAAATGATGAGCAGCAATGAGATTTGCATCTCTGAAcatgcaattttctttcttgtaaatCTTGATACTAAAAAGACGCTAAGCTCACTAATCTCAATTCAGTAAAGCATGTGCCAAATTTAAGTGAATGGTCCTATATATTACAGTAGAATTGGAGACTTAAATTTCTTCCTGACTGAGGCAgaaaacacaataaataaatgGATTACTGATTTCTTACGAAGGCCATTTTTACAAGCATTTAGAAGCTTGTTTGCTTTCCTAAGCTATGAAGCATATTTTCTTAcctgaaatatttggaaaattcaAAATAACACAGGACTGTTTACAAACTTTTTCTTGTTCATTAATCCAAAGACAGTTGCTTGTctccaagaagaaaatgaaaaattgaagaCCAGACTCAAGACCATAGAAACACAGGTAAATTCCCTGTAAGCTTAGATACTTAATGCTATCTAAATAAGAATCCCGTAGTTGTTATTCTCATGTTTcaatgaaaatatgtttctgaGGTTTTACGGTTTCAATGTATCACAGGCTACAGCTGCACTAGATGAAAAGTCCAAACTAGAGAAGTCACTGAAGGATTTACAGATGATCCAAGGGGATCAAAAGGTAAATACAGTTAAGatttccaccaccaccacccctgcTTAACACAACTGTTGCCTGTACATCTGAAAAACTGGTCTGTATggtgtgtttcttttctggcaAATACAAATGTTCAAGTTAGTATCATCATGTTCCTGCTGACATCGTCATGTTCCTGCTGGTCTGTCAGCAGATAATCCAGAACATTAGTTGATTTTATGACACTTCTTTTGTGTCACATAGACCATGATAAATTATTATCAGAAAGTATTATTCCAGTTACTATCAGGAAGTAGTATTCCAGAGTTCGTATTCTCAGGGGTGATATTTGTATTAACAGatacaaatttatttcagtttgtttcttcCCATTTACTAATGAAAGAATGATATCTAACCTGGCTTCTATAGCAACAATAAATTGCTAATTCTTTCAAGCATTTATCACACTTGATATTGACATGGACAAGCCAGGCTTGCTGCTTCTCACTTCAGactttacaaacctaaatacTTATATGTAAGTGTCCAGCGTCCTATATTCTTAAACATCAGTTGAAGTTTTGCTACAAATGTCAATGATCATGGGTCGGATgacataaaaaaaagtttgattttatgtatttctaCCCATATCAATGAACTGTCAAAAATGGttcactgtttatttttactgcttaaggttccta
This Gavia stellata isolate bGavSte3 chromosome 6, bGavSte3.hap2, whole genome shotgun sequence DNA region includes the following protein-coding sequences:
- the LZTFL1 gene encoding leucine zipper transcription factor-like protein 1; its protein translation is MAELGLNEHHQNEVINYMRFARFKRGLCLKTVDSCFQDLKDSRLVEETFTVDEVIDMLDGLRTVVHSEVESELINTTYTNVLLLRQLFSQAEKWYLKLQTDISELENRELLEQVAEFEKSEFTSSNKKPSADPIKPKLAPLNEGGSELLNKTVACLQEENEKLKTRLKTIETQATAALDEKSKLEKSLKDLQMIQGDQKTNANQDITELENKVAALKRQFEKTLNDSTANQKFLEENLVTTKHDLLKVQDQLSTAEKELEKKFQQTAAYRNMKEILTKKNEQIKDLRKKLSKYEPED